A section of the Primulina eburnea isolate SZY01 chromosome 1, ASM2296580v1, whole genome shotgun sequence genome encodes:
- the LOC140803626 gene encoding uncharacterized protein, with translation MTHAEVSGRMIKWTIELGEYDIEYKPRAAIKAQALTDFLTEMIQSAKEEVWRVFVDGASNLSGCGLGVVLIAPSEENIKLALRIDSRVTNNETEYEAVLSGLQAAREVGASRVIIYSDSQLITHHIKGVYETKDEKMLKYLRLITARAATLTDWSIEQIPREENKEVDNLAKLAASISDKNTQEIMCFTRLMLSVDEEEPPLRMNSWMTPLIEYIVHGKLPEDRAQATKIKRQAPRFVFLNKVLYRRSYQGPLLKCILESKVEYILREIHEGCCGEHLGGMALSRKAMLAGFWWPRINQDAARLVRRCQGCQHHSNFCHRLAVSLQPISPSCPFDQWGLDIAGLFPRARAQKKFLLVAVDYFSKWVEAEPLARITEEEIMKFLWKNIVCRYEIPRRLISDNGRQFQGKKITSWCLEMKIIQSFPQ, from the coding sequence ATGACGCATGCAGAGGTTTCGGGAAGGATGATTAAGTGGACGATAGAGCTCGGGGAGTATGACATTGAGTACAAACCCCGAGCTGCTATAAAAGCCCAAGCCTTAACTGATTTCTTGACAGAGATGATTCAGTCTGCAAAAGAAGAAGTGTGGAGGGTCTTTGTCGATGGTGCTTCAAATCTATCCGGATGTGGACTTGGGGTGGTATTGATTGCCCCCTCGGAAGAAAATATCAAGTTGGCCCTAAGAATTGATTCCCGGGTCACTAATAACGAGACTGAATATGAAGCCGTCTTGTCAGGACTGCAGGCGGCCAGAGAAGTGGGAGCTTCTCGAGTGATTATTTATTCTGACTCACAGTTGATAACACATCATATTAAAGGTGTCTACGAAACCAAAGATGAAAAAATGCTCAAGTACCTAAGACTTATCACAGCCCGAGCTGCCACTCTTACCGATTGGAGTATTGAGCAAATACCCCGAGAAGAAAATAAAGAAGTTGACAATCTCGCCAAATTGGCCGCCTCCATATCCGATAAAAACACCCAGGAAATCATGTGTTTCACCCGGTTGATGCTCTCTGTTGATGAAGAAGAACCTCCACTGCGCATGAACTCATGGATGACTCCTCTTATTGAATATATAGTCCATGGTAAACTCCCAGAAGATCGAGCCCAGGCCACAAAAATCAAGAGGCAAGCCCCCAGGTTCGTTTTTCTGAACAAGGTGTTGTATAGACGATCATATCAAGGCCCATTGCTCAAGTGCATATTAGAAAGTAAGGTAGAATATATCCTCCGGGAAATTCATGAAGGATGTTGTGGTGAACACCTTGGAGGGATGGCCCTGTCCCGAAAAGCCATGTTAGCCGGGTTTTGGTGGCCCCGGATAAATCAAGATGCTGCCCGACTTGTTCGAAGATGTCAAGGTTGTCAGCACCATTCTAATTTCTGTCATCGCCTAGCTGTAAGTTTGCAACCCATCTCTCCATCATGTCCTTTTGATCAATGGGGTCTGGATATCGCAGGTCTCTTCCCCAGAGCCCGAGCACAAAAGAAATTCCTTCTTGTGGCAGTAGACTATTTTTCCAAGTGGGTGGAGGCCGAGCCATTAGCCAGGATTACCGAGGAGGAGATCATGAAATTTCTGTGGAAAAACATTGTTTGTAGATATGAAATCCCGAGgagattaatctcagataatGGAAGACAATTCCAAGGAAAAAAGATCACTTCTTGGTGCCTAGAGATGAAGATTATTCAGTCCTTTCCTCAGTAG
- the LOC140826974 gene encoding uncharacterized protein isoform X4 translates to MEGECARLSHLFVTVFLFSFQQYMVIPTIADVTVGAVCGGRDECSLAIYLTGFQQAISGLGSVVMMPLLGNLSDSYGMKKLLAIPMSLAIMPLVILALKRTKNWVYAYYAFKTLTAMVTDGGVLCLSFGSLAESVSEEKRVAVFSVLYGVLSCASVLGNLSARLLSTSQIFQVGAFVSILALVYMRILVKDSSNRCGSSSSHDDNIIDTPLTLEESTESCNNVGFLGTPSPKDIFRLFNTSITFALAASVTLLGDLAEAGALTFLPYFLKARFGFNKDQFAVIFMIINIGAALSNVVFMPKLGPLFGDITLLSFALFIAFLNMLLNSLSWAPWVPYAAASLGIFFAIWSSCARSIASKQVGLSEQLYFCLRNHPFISLGSVCCALDFVM, encoded by the exons ATGGAGGGTGAGTGCGCAAGACTGAGCCACCTATTTGTGACTGTGTTCCTGTTCAGTTTCCAACAATATATGGTCATTCCCACCATCGCAGATGTCACCGTCGGCGCAGTGTGTGGCGGTAGAGATGAGTGCTCTCTCGCCATTTACCTCACCGGTTTCCAGCAGGCT ATTTCAGGGTTAGGTTCTGTGGTGATGATGCCACTTCTGGGTAATCTTTCGGATTCTTACGGCATGAAAAAGTTACTCGCAATTCCGATGTCTCTTGCTATTATGCCGCTAG TAATCTTGGCATTGAAGAGAACGAAGAATTGGGTTTATGCATACTACGCATTCAAGACTTTGACTGCCATGGTTACAGATGGGGGTGTTTTATGCCTTTCTTTTGGTTCCTTG GCAGAGAGTGTGTCGGAAGAGAAGCGCGTGGCAGTGTTTTCAGTTCTGTACGGAGTTCTGTCCTGTGCAAGTGTTCTTGGTAACTTAAGCGCTCGCTTGCTCTCCACTTCTCAAATATTTCAG GTTGGGGCATTTGTATCCATTCTGGCATTGGTTTACATGAGAATACTTGTCAAGGATTCGAGCAACAGATGTGGTAGTAGCAGTAGTCATGATGATAATATCATCGATACTCCTTTGACGTTGGAGGAAAGCACAGAAAGTTGTAATAATGTAGGGTTTCTTGGAACTCCATCGCCAAAGGATATATTTCGTTTGTTCAACACAAG CATTACATTTGCACTAGCTGCATCTGTTACATTGTTGGGCGACCTTGCTGAAGCCGGAGCTCTAACTTTCTTACCG TATTTTTTGAAAGCCCGGTTCGGTTTCAACAAAGACCAGTTTGCAGTCATTTTCATGATTATCAACATCGGGGCAGCGCTATCAAAt GTGGTCTTCATGCCTAAGTTGGGACCTCTTTTTGGAGATATTACATTGCTTTCTTTCGCATTGTTCATTGCGTTCTTAAAT ATGCTGCTCAATAGCCTATCATGGGCACCATGG GTACCTTATGCAGCTGCATCCTTGGGGATATTCTTTGCTATATGGTCCTCATGT GCAAGGAGCATTGCTTCAAAACAAGTTGGGCTTAGTGAACAG CTTTATTTCTGTCTGAGGAACCACCCTTTCATTTCTCTGGGTTCTGTGTGCTGTGCATTGGACTTTGTTATGTAA
- the LOC140826974 gene encoding uncharacterized protein isoform X3 — protein MEGECARLSHLFVTVFLFSFQQYMVIPTIADVTVGAVCGGRDECSLAIYLTGFQQAISGLGSVVMMPLLGNLSDSYGMKKLLAIPMSLAIMPLVILALKRTKNWVYAYYAFKTLTAMVTDGGVLCLSFGSLAESVSEEKRVAVFSVLYGVLSCASVLGNLSARLLSTSQIFQVGAFVSILALVYMRILVKDSSNRCGSSSSHDDNIIDTPLTLEESTESCNNVGFLGTPSPKDIFRLFNTSITFALAASVTLLGDLAEAGALTFLPYFLKARFGFNKDQFAVIFMIINIGAALSNVVFMPKLGPLFGDITLLSFALFIAFLNMLLNSLSWAPWVPYAAASLGIFFAIWSSCARSIASKQVGLSEQLYFCLRNHPFISLGSVCCALDFVI, from the exons ATGGAGGGTGAGTGCGCAAGACTGAGCCACCTATTTGTGACTGTGTTCCTGTTCAGTTTCCAACAATATATGGTCATTCCCACCATCGCAGATGTCACCGTCGGCGCAGTGTGTGGCGGTAGAGATGAGTGCTCTCTCGCCATTTACCTCACCGGTTTCCAGCAGGCT ATTTCAGGGTTAGGTTCTGTGGTGATGATGCCACTTCTGGGTAATCTTTCGGATTCTTACGGCATGAAAAAGTTACTCGCAATTCCGATGTCTCTTGCTATTATGCCGCTAG TAATCTTGGCATTGAAGAGAACGAAGAATTGGGTTTATGCATACTACGCATTCAAGACTTTGACTGCCATGGTTACAGATGGGGGTGTTTTATGCCTTTCTTTTGGTTCCTTG GCAGAGAGTGTGTCGGAAGAGAAGCGCGTGGCAGTGTTTTCAGTTCTGTACGGAGTTCTGTCCTGTGCAAGTGTTCTTGGTAACTTAAGCGCTCGCTTGCTCTCCACTTCTCAAATATTTCAG GTTGGGGCATTTGTATCCATTCTGGCATTGGTTTACATGAGAATACTTGTCAAGGATTCGAGCAACAGATGTGGTAGTAGCAGTAGTCATGATGATAATATCATCGATACTCCTTTGACGTTGGAGGAAAGCACAGAAAGTTGTAATAATGTAGGGTTTCTTGGAACTCCATCGCCAAAGGATATATTTCGTTTGTTCAACACAAG CATTACATTTGCACTAGCTGCATCTGTTACATTGTTGGGCGACCTTGCTGAAGCCGGAGCTCTAACTTTCTTACCG TATTTTTTGAAAGCCCGGTTCGGTTTCAACAAAGACCAGTTTGCAGTCATTTTCATGATTATCAACATCGGGGCAGCGCTATCAAAt GTGGTCTTCATGCCTAAGTTGGGACCTCTTTTTGGAGATATTACATTGCTTTCTTTCGCATTGTTCATTGCGTTCTTAAAT ATGCTGCTCAATAGCCTATCATGGGCACCATGG GTACCTTATGCAGCTGCATCCTTGGGGATATTCTTTGCTATATGGTCCTCATGT GCAAGGAGCATTGCTTCAAAACAAGTTGGGCTTAGTGAACAG CTTTATTTCTGTCTGAGGAACCACCCTTTCATTTCTCTGGGTTCTGTGTGCTGTGCATTGGACTTTGTTAT CTGA
- the LOC140826974 gene encoding uncharacterized protein isoform X2 has translation MEGECARLSHLFVTVFLFSFQQYMVIPTIADVTVGAVCGGRDECSLAIYLTGFQQAISGLGSVVMMPLLGNLSDSYGMKKLLAIPMSLAIMPLVILALKRTKNWVYAYYAFKTLTAMVTDGGVLCLSFGSLAESVSEEKRVAVFSVLYGVLSCASVLGNLSARLLSTSQIFQVGAFVSILALVYMRILVKDSSNRCGSSSSHDDNIIDTPLTLEESTESCNNVGFLGTPSPKDIFRLFNTSITFALAASVTLLGDLAEAGALTFLPYFLKARFGFNKDQFAVIFMIINIGAALSNVVFMPKLGPLFGDITLLSFALFIAFLNMLLNSLSWAPWVPYAAASLGIFFAIWSSCARSIASKQVGLSEQGIAQGCMMGITSLANVASPLIFSPLSALFLSEEPPFHFSGFCVLCIGLCYVS, from the exons ATGGAGGGTGAGTGCGCAAGACTGAGCCACCTATTTGTGACTGTGTTCCTGTTCAGTTTCCAACAATATATGGTCATTCCCACCATCGCAGATGTCACCGTCGGCGCAGTGTGTGGCGGTAGAGATGAGTGCTCTCTCGCCATTTACCTCACCGGTTTCCAGCAGGCT ATTTCAGGGTTAGGTTCTGTGGTGATGATGCCACTTCTGGGTAATCTTTCGGATTCTTACGGCATGAAAAAGTTACTCGCAATTCCGATGTCTCTTGCTATTATGCCGCTAG TAATCTTGGCATTGAAGAGAACGAAGAATTGGGTTTATGCATACTACGCATTCAAGACTTTGACTGCCATGGTTACAGATGGGGGTGTTTTATGCCTTTCTTTTGGTTCCTTG GCAGAGAGTGTGTCGGAAGAGAAGCGCGTGGCAGTGTTTTCAGTTCTGTACGGAGTTCTGTCCTGTGCAAGTGTTCTTGGTAACTTAAGCGCTCGCTTGCTCTCCACTTCTCAAATATTTCAG GTTGGGGCATTTGTATCCATTCTGGCATTGGTTTACATGAGAATACTTGTCAAGGATTCGAGCAACAGATGTGGTAGTAGCAGTAGTCATGATGATAATATCATCGATACTCCTTTGACGTTGGAGGAAAGCACAGAAAGTTGTAATAATGTAGGGTTTCTTGGAACTCCATCGCCAAAGGATATATTTCGTTTGTTCAACACAAG CATTACATTTGCACTAGCTGCATCTGTTACATTGTTGGGCGACCTTGCTGAAGCCGGAGCTCTAACTTTCTTACCG TATTTTTTGAAAGCCCGGTTCGGTTTCAACAAAGACCAGTTTGCAGTCATTTTCATGATTATCAACATCGGGGCAGCGCTATCAAAt GTGGTCTTCATGCCTAAGTTGGGACCTCTTTTTGGAGATATTACATTGCTTTCTTTCGCATTGTTCATTGCGTTCTTAAAT ATGCTGCTCAATAGCCTATCATGGGCACCATGG GTACCTTATGCAGCTGCATCCTTGGGGATATTCTTTGCTATATGGTCCTCATGT GCAAGGAGCATTGCTTCAAAACAAGTTGGGCTTAGTGAACAG GGGATTGCACAAGGATGTATGATGGGCATAACATCATTGGCCAACGTCGCTTCTCCTTTAATTTTTAGTCCTTTGTCTG CTTTATTTCTGTCTGAGGAACCACCCTTTCATTTCTCTGGGTTCTGTGTGCTGTGCATTGGACTTTGTTATGTAAG CTGA
- the LOC140826974 gene encoding uncharacterized protein isoform X1: MEGECARLSHLFVTVFLFSFQQYMVIPTIADVTVGAVCGGRDECSLAIYLTGFQQAISGLGSVVMMPLLGNLSDSYGMKKLLAIPMSLAIMPLVILALKRTKNWVYAYYAFKTLTAMVTDGGVLCLSFGSLAESVSEEKRVAVFSVLYGVLSCASVLGNLSARLLSTSQIFQVGAFVSILALVYMRILVKDSSNRCGSSSSHDDNIIDTPLTLEESTESCNNVGFLGTPSPKDIFRLFNTSITFALAASVTLLGDLAEAGALTFLPYFLKARFGFNKDQFAVIFMIINIGAALSNVVFMPKLGPLFGDITLLSFALFIAFLNMLLNSLSWAPWVPYAAASLGIFFAIWSSCARSIASKQVGLSEQGIAQGCMMGITSLANVASPLIFSPLSALFLSEEPPFHFSGFCVLCIGLCYLMAFILSMIIKLIPSSSRELS, from the exons ATGGAGGGTGAGTGCGCAAGACTGAGCCACCTATTTGTGACTGTGTTCCTGTTCAGTTTCCAACAATATATGGTCATTCCCACCATCGCAGATGTCACCGTCGGCGCAGTGTGTGGCGGTAGAGATGAGTGCTCTCTCGCCATTTACCTCACCGGTTTCCAGCAGGCT ATTTCAGGGTTAGGTTCTGTGGTGATGATGCCACTTCTGGGTAATCTTTCGGATTCTTACGGCATGAAAAAGTTACTCGCAATTCCGATGTCTCTTGCTATTATGCCGCTAG TAATCTTGGCATTGAAGAGAACGAAGAATTGGGTTTATGCATACTACGCATTCAAGACTTTGACTGCCATGGTTACAGATGGGGGTGTTTTATGCCTTTCTTTTGGTTCCTTG GCAGAGAGTGTGTCGGAAGAGAAGCGCGTGGCAGTGTTTTCAGTTCTGTACGGAGTTCTGTCCTGTGCAAGTGTTCTTGGTAACTTAAGCGCTCGCTTGCTCTCCACTTCTCAAATATTTCAG GTTGGGGCATTTGTATCCATTCTGGCATTGGTTTACATGAGAATACTTGTCAAGGATTCGAGCAACAGATGTGGTAGTAGCAGTAGTCATGATGATAATATCATCGATACTCCTTTGACGTTGGAGGAAAGCACAGAAAGTTGTAATAATGTAGGGTTTCTTGGAACTCCATCGCCAAAGGATATATTTCGTTTGTTCAACACAAG CATTACATTTGCACTAGCTGCATCTGTTACATTGTTGGGCGACCTTGCTGAAGCCGGAGCTCTAACTTTCTTACCG TATTTTTTGAAAGCCCGGTTCGGTTTCAACAAAGACCAGTTTGCAGTCATTTTCATGATTATCAACATCGGGGCAGCGCTATCAAAt GTGGTCTTCATGCCTAAGTTGGGACCTCTTTTTGGAGATATTACATTGCTTTCTTTCGCATTGTTCATTGCGTTCTTAAAT ATGCTGCTCAATAGCCTATCATGGGCACCATGG GTACCTTATGCAGCTGCATCCTTGGGGATATTCTTTGCTATATGGTCCTCATGT GCAAGGAGCATTGCTTCAAAACAAGTTGGGCTTAGTGAACAG GGGATTGCACAAGGATGTATGATGGGCATAACATCATTGGCCAACGTCGCTTCTCCTTTAATTTTTAGTCCTTTGTCTG CTTTATTTCTGTCTGAGGAACCACCCTTTCATTTCTCTGGGTTCTGTGTGCTGTGCATTGGACTTTGTTAT CTGATGGCTTTCATTCTGAGTATGATCATAAAACTCATTCCCAGTTCCTCAAGAGAACTGAGTTAG
- the LOC140826999 gene encoding uncharacterized protein translates to MENWRRLSHLFVTMFLSNFAELIGGPALPDVSIAALCPGKDECSQAIYLTGFQQAVSGLGSVIVTPLLGNLSDAYSRKALLAIPLFLAIIPNVVLASKREKSFLYAYYAIRTITAMFTQSGVCLALAYAADNVSAGNRVSAFGLLSGVMFSAYVGGTLAARLLSTIQIFQVAAVAAIAAAIYMTVFLADTKLPSDALEQPILKEIESNEDSVKALEKMDFSRKIPSPKDIFCLLKSRFTFSLAAFVAFFYSLAEGGLQTCLLYFLKARFHFGKDQFADLLLIAYIGAALSNMIFMPIFGPAIGEETLLSIALFAGFLNMFFDSIAWATWVPYAAALMGLFLFLSSPIVRSIVSKQVGPNQQGLAQGCILGITSLANLISPLIYSPLSALFLSEKAPFDFQGFSILCVGFAWLAGFFLSILIKVYPSSRNRELA, encoded by the exons ATGGAAAATTGGCGGAGACTGAGCCACCTTTTTGTGACGATGTTTCTGTCGAATTTCGCCGAATTAATTGGAGGTCCTGCGCTCCCCGACGTTTCCATTGCCGCGCTTTGCCCCGGAAAAGATGAATGCTCTCAAGCCATTTACCTCACCGGCTTCCAACAGGCG GTTTCAGGATTAGGATCTGTGATAGTGACCCCGCTGCTTGGGAATCTCTCTGATGCTTATAGTAGGAAAGCTTTGCTGGCAATCCCTCTTTTCCTTGCTATTATACCCAACG TTGTGTTGGCCTCGAAGAGGGAAAAGAGCTTCCTTTACGCATACTATGCCATTAGGACTATAACTGCCATGTTTACCCAAAGTGGCGTGTGCCTTGCTCTCGCTTATGCG GCAGACAATGTATCAGCAGGGAATCGTGTCTCTGCATTTGGACTTCTCTCCGGTGTGATGTTCTCTGCATATGTTGGCGGTACTTTAGCTGCTCGCCTGCTCTCCACAATTCAGATATTTCAG GTTGCAGCAGTTGCAGCTATTGCTGCAGCAATTTACATGACAGTTTTTCTTGCGGATACAAAACTCCCCTCTGATGCTTTGGAACAGCCAATTTTGAAGGAAATAGAAAGCAATGAAGACAGTGTCAAAGCGTTGGAGAAGATGGACTTCAGTAGGAAAATTCCATCACCAAAGGATATATTTTGTTTGCTAAAAAGCCG CTTTACTTTTTCATTAGCAGCATTTGTTGCTTTCTTCTATAGCCTTGCAGAGGGTGGACTTCAAACTTGCTTACTG TATTTCCTAAAGGCACGCTTCCACTTCGGGAAAGATCAATTTGCAGaccttttacttattgcatacATTGGAGCAGCCCTATCAAAT ATGATCTTCATGCCTATATTTGGTCCTGCAATTGGAGAGGAGACATTGCTATCTATAGCACTTTTTGCCGGATTCTTAAAT ATGTTCTTTGACAGCATTGCATGGGCAACTTGG GTACCCTACGCTGCTGCCTTGATGGGTCTATTCCTCTTTTTGTCGAGCCCAATT GTAAGAAGCATAGTTTCAAAACAAGTTGGACCCAACCAACAG GGGCTTGCTCAAGGATGCATTTTGGGCATCACATCGTTAGCAAATCTGATCTCCCCGTTAATTTACAGCCCTTTGTCAG CTTTATTTTTGTCTGAGAAGGCTCCATTCGACTTCCAAGGTTTCAGTATCCTTTGTGTTGGATTTGCTTGG CTTGCTGGTTTCTTTCTGAGTATACTAATAAAGGTATATCCCTCATCAAGAAACAGAGAGTTAGCCTGA
- the LOC140803650 gene encoding serine/threonine-protein phosphatase 7 long form homolog, producing MADNRNPEDLSVLYLQATHMSSRVSSLTVDDIIKVKRLDNLIWKLYTDNYLHRRVLSYLNHMGFYGVLECGSQVIDNHLITALVERWRRETHTFHFPCGEATVTLQDVSIIWGLTIDGEAVTGVDVSHKVEECKHICLDMLGFLPASKFLKGGHLSMTALHDHCISNLVNDETSEEDVVKFTRCVALMIIGGIMFPDYQGGSARLIFLQLLRDVDNVKSYSWGSAVLAFLYRELCNATRIEKNTMAGPLYILQIWAWSMIKCVNPDRDGLTLVAPPVDPDALIPVSPYGAR from the exons ATGGCAGATAATAGAAATCCAGAAGATCTTAGTGTCCTCTATTTACAAGCGACCCATATGTCATCAAGAGTATCTTCGTTAACCGTTGATGATATTATCAAAGTGAAAAGGTTAGACAATTTGATTTGGaagttatatactgataattACTTACACAGGCGTGTATTGtcatatttaaatcatatggGTTTTTATGGAGTTTTAGAATGTGGCTCGCAAGTTATTGATAATCATTTGATTACTGCGCTTGTTGAACGTTGGAGACGTGAGACACACACGTTTCATTTTCCATGTGGTGAAGCAACAGTTACATTACAAGATGTTTCAATAATTTGGGGTCTGACAATTGATGGTGAAGCAGTAACCGGAGTAGACGTGTCGCATAAAGTTGAGGAATGTAAACACATatgtttggatatgttgggattTTTGCCAGCATCAAAATTTTTGAAAGGTGGTCATCTGTCTATGACAGCATTACATGATCATTGTATATCTAACCTTGTCAATGATGAAACTTCAGAGGAAGATGTTGTGAAATTTACTCGTTGTGTTGCGTTAATGATTATTGGAGGAATAATGTTCCCTGATTATCAAGGAGGGTCAGCTAGACTAATATTTTTGCAACTGTTACGAGATGTTGATAACGTGAAGTCTTATAGTTGGGGTAGTGCAGTTTTAGCATTTCTATATCGTGAGTTGTGTAACGCGACACGTATAGAGAAGAATACAATGGCTGGACCTTTATATATCCTGCAG ATATGGGCATGGAGCATGATTAAATGTGTTAATCCCGATCGAGATGGGTTAACATTAGTTGCACCTCCCGTTGATCCGGATGCTTTAATTCCAGTTTCTCCATATGGTGCacgataa